Proteins encoded in a region of the Stieleria neptunia genome:
- a CDS encoding sugar phosphate nucleotidyltransferase — protein sequence METLPNAAVILAGGKGTRLGALTKTTPKPMISVAGRPILERIIIHLVGSGIRTIYLSVNYLSNRIEQHFGNGDKLGCSITYLKEDQPLGTGGPLALLNSHPVDNATLVMNGDLVVDFDVQAMLSQHHRDANAITIGVKNYTHQVPFGCLQTSDGVVTKLVEKPILQRTINAGIYAMSPEIIATVRPEFTPITSVIENALVEKRQVGTFQIDDWIDVGQPQQLAEARGE from the coding sequence GTGGAGACGTTGCCCAATGCGGCAGTGATTCTTGCCGGTGGAAAAGGAACTCGCCTGGGGGCTCTCACAAAAACGACTCCCAAGCCGATGATTAGTGTTGCCGGCCGTCCAATCCTTGAGAGGATCATCATTCATCTGGTCGGTAGTGGAATCCGAACGATCTATCTGTCGGTCAACTATCTTTCCAATCGAATCGAACAACATTTCGGCAACGGTGACAAGCTTGGTTGCTCGATCACATATTTGAAAGAAGACCAGCCGTTGGGAACTGGCGGCCCACTCGCCTTGCTGAATTCTCATCCGGTGGACAACGCAACTCTGGTGATGAACGGAGATCTGGTCGTCGACTTTGATGTTCAAGCGATGCTATCGCAGCACCATCGGGATGCGAATGCGATCACGATTGGAGTGAAAAACTACACGCATCAGGTACCATTTGGTTGCCTGCAGACGAGCGACGGTGTTGTTACCAAACTTGTGGAAAAGCCGATTCTTCAGCGAACCATCAATGCGGGGATCTACGCAATGTCCCCAGAAATCATCGCGACCGTCCGGCCAGAATTTACGCCGATCACAAGCGTGATCGAAAACGCACTGGTGGAAAAAAGGCAAGTCGGCACGTTCCAGATCGACGACTGGATTGACGTCGGCCAGCCGCAACAACTGGCTGAGGCGCGGGGCGAGTGA
- a CDS encoding acyltransferase family protein yields MPNDVTTDKDHPRLEAIDYLRGMFALSVAVYHYATWSDIPLHWFPAQVLSKLGIYAVCAFYVISGLSFGYVYEKIKLDGRNLSSFWVKRYFRLVPLYAVVCVSTICIAYARGKEGYSLSTILNNITLLFGVTDPDDYIPVGGWSIGNEFSFYLIFPVLILVRRAGRLGAIGLAMFALFMSLLYSFHMLDGEETLSSQWPTYINPLNQVPFFIGGLLIAPTIHWGKSISPHSLVRMLTLLCLAFALIPIDSPIAMVTGYRRILLSAITVSACAVAFWCPKTKFVTLNRILSLLGLCSYSIYLIHPLVYNVCWKITNILAVPTLQVPVAFAVTLFVARLSYLFIEKPMIGIGKVVATQLAPKPKPEYRLAERADT; encoded by the coding sequence TTGCCGAACGACGTCACGACCGACAAAGATCACCCGCGACTTGAAGCCATAGACTACCTGCGCGGAATGTTCGCCCTGTCGGTCGCCGTCTATCACTATGCCACGTGGAGCGACATTCCGCTGCATTGGTTTCCCGCACAGGTCCTGAGCAAGTTGGGCATTTATGCGGTGTGCGCGTTCTATGTCATTTCTGGTCTTAGCTTCGGTTATGTTTATGAGAAGATTAAACTCGACGGACGAAACCTGTCTTCGTTCTGGGTAAAGCGGTATTTTCGCTTGGTTCCGCTGTACGCTGTCGTCTGCGTTTCGACAATTTGTATTGCGTATGCCAGAGGGAAAGAGGGGTATTCCCTGAGTACGATTCTCAATAATATCACCCTGTTGTTCGGGGTCACCGATCCGGACGACTATATACCGGTTGGTGGTTGGTCGATCGGGAATGAATTCTCTTTCTACCTCATCTTTCCTGTTCTCATCCTAGTGAGAAGGGCAGGGCGATTGGGTGCGATTGGGCTGGCGATGTTTGCATTGTTCATGTCGCTCCTGTATTCATTTCACATGCTCGATGGAGAGGAGACGCTCTCGAGTCAGTGGCCGACCTACATCAACCCGCTCAATCAGGTCCCATTTTTTATCGGTGGCCTGCTGATCGCTCCGACAATCCACTGGGGGAAGTCGATTTCACCTCATTCCTTAGTGCGGATGCTCACTCTGCTGTGCTTGGCATTTGCCCTGATACCGATTGATTCGCCGATCGCGATGGTGACTGGATATCGCCGCATTCTTCTTTCGGCGATCACGGTATCAGCTTGCGCGGTCGCATTTTGGTGTCCGAAGACCAAGTTTGTGACGCTGAACCGGATCCTTTCCCTGCTAGGCCTTTGTTCCTATTCGATCTATCTGATCCACCCATTGGTTTACAATGTTTGTTGGAAAATCACTAACATCCTTGCGGTCCCCACGCTTCAAGTGCCAGTCGCGTTTGCGGTTACCTTGTTCGTCGCGCGTCTGTCGTATCTCTTCATCGAAAAGCCGATGATCGGAATAGGGAAAGTCGTTGCCACTCAACTTGCCCCGAAACCTAAACCGGAGTATCGACTCGCCGAGCGAGCGGATACCTGA
- the neuC gene encoding UDP-N-acetylglucosamine 2-epimerase, with amino-acid sequence MRTPKTICVVTGSRAEYGLLRWFMREVQSDPDLELQVLVTGMHVSESYGSTWKEIVNDGFDISRRVEMLEEDRSSLAVARSTGRGVTRSAEALAELAPDLLVVLGDRFEAFAAAVAATLLKIPIAHFHGGETTEGAFDESFRHCITKMSHFHFTAAEAYRNRVIQMGEAPERVFNVGAFGLDNAAKCDLLSKTQLEAATGIRFRERNLLVTFHPVTLEDQPALSQFMELIAALDELSDFGVVITHPNADPGSDSVADAINAFAARNSERIWHFKSLGFLRYLSAVQIVDAVVGNSSSGLIEAPYFGTPTVNIGDRQKGRLAGPTVVHCPADCTAIKNAIERSCSRRFLTQIAGAPNPYGSAGAGLEAKKRLKRVDLDGVLKKTFFDVAVG; translated from the coding sequence ATGCGTACTCCGAAGACAATTTGCGTGGTAACCGGATCACGTGCCGAGTATGGGCTGCTGCGTTGGTTCATGCGAGAGGTTCAGTCGGATCCAGATCTTGAGCTGCAGGTCCTGGTCACAGGGATGCATGTCTCTGAGAGTTATGGATCGACATGGAAAGAAATCGTGAACGACGGATTCGACATCTCCCGACGCGTTGAGATGCTCGAGGAGGATCGATCATCGCTCGCCGTGGCGCGTTCAACGGGGCGTGGGGTAACCCGTTCTGCTGAAGCATTGGCAGAATTAGCGCCCGATCTGCTTGTCGTCCTCGGTGATCGTTTCGAGGCGTTTGCCGCAGCCGTCGCCGCCACCCTTCTCAAAATTCCGATCGCACATTTCCACGGCGGCGAAACAACCGAAGGGGCGTTTGACGAGTCCTTTCGGCACTGTATCACGAAGATGTCGCATTTTCATTTTACCGCGGCCGAAGCCTATCGGAACCGTGTCATCCAGATGGGAGAGGCCCCCGAACGCGTGTTCAATGTTGGTGCGTTTGGACTGGACAATGCGGCGAAGTGTGACTTGCTGTCAAAGACGCAGCTCGAAGCCGCTACGGGGATACGATTTCGCGAACGAAACCTGCTCGTCACTTTCCACCCCGTGACACTCGAGGATCAACCTGCCCTTTCCCAATTCATGGAACTGATTGCTGCTCTTGATGAGCTCTCGGACTTCGGTGTGGTGATCACTCACCCCAACGCCGATCCTGGAAGCGATTCAGTGGCAGACGCGATCAACGCGTTCGCGGCCCGCAACTCGGAACGAATTTGGCATTTCAAATCATTGGGATTTCTTCGCTATCTGTCCGCCGTGCAAATCGTCGATGCCGTGGTCGGCAATTCGTCGAGCGGTCTGATTGAAGCGCCCTATTTTGGAACGCCGACCGTCAACATCGGCGATCGGCAGAAAGGAAGACTGGCGGGGCCAACCGTTGTGCATTGCCCCGCCGATTGTACGGCAATCAAAAATGCGATTGAACGATCTTGTAGTCGTCGTTTTCTCACTCAGATTGCGGGCGCGCCAAACCCCTACGGATCCGCCGGCGCTGGTTTGGAAGCCAAGAAAAGACTGAAGCGGGTGGACCTGGACGGTGTTCTGAAAAAGACATTCTTCGACGTTGCGGTAGGTTGA
- the neuB gene encoding N-acetylneuraminate synthase, whose product MVPWLSNRSVYVIAEAGVNHNGSIRIARQLVDAAAEAGADAVKFQTFIASKLVTKGAVAAEYQTASTGESSQFQMLKELELSASDHEALMEYSAARNIQFLSTGFDGESVSMLSELGVPMFKIPSGEITNFPLLQIIASFQKPTVVSTGMASLAEIRQCVRVLCENGLTREKISVLHCNTQYPTPMADVNLRAMLTIRDAIPEITVGYSDHTLGIEIPIAAVALGAKLIEKHFTLDRAMPGPDHAASLEPDELKKMVSAIRNTEAAMGDGVKRVSPSELPNVIVARKSIVAAIPIQAGDIFTESNLTTKRPATGRSPMDWLQVIGSRAGRAYQVDEQID is encoded by the coding sequence ATGGTTCCATGGTTAAGTAATCGTTCTGTTTATGTCATCGCTGAAGCGGGCGTCAATCACAACGGTTCGATCCGAATCGCAAGGCAGTTGGTCGATGCCGCCGCCGAAGCCGGTGCCGATGCCGTCAAATTCCAGACCTTTATCGCATCGAAGCTTGTCACCAAGGGGGCGGTTGCGGCCGAGTACCAGACTGCATCGACCGGTGAGTCGTCGCAGTTTCAAATGTTGAAAGAACTTGAACTATCCGCGTCGGACCACGAGGCGTTGATGGAGTATTCCGCGGCACGGAACATTCAGTTTCTGTCAACCGGTTTCGATGGCGAAAGCGTGAGCATGCTTTCTGAATTGGGCGTTCCGATGTTCAAGATTCCTTCAGGGGAAATCACCAATTTTCCGTTGTTGCAAATCATCGCGAGCTTTCAGAAGCCCACCGTCGTCTCCACCGGAATGGCGAGCCTCGCAGAGATTCGCCAATGCGTACGAGTGCTTTGTGAAAATGGACTGACGCGCGAAAAAATCTCGGTCTTGCACTGTAACACACAGTATCCCACTCCGATGGCAGACGTGAATTTACGGGCGATGCTGACGATCCGCGACGCCATTCCTGAAATCACAGTCGGGTACTCTGACCATACCCTCGGAATCGAGATCCCGATCGCGGCTGTTGCGTTGGGCGCCAAATTGATTGAAAAGCACTTCACGCTCGATCGAGCCATGCCAGGTCCAGATCATGCAGCAAGTCTCGAACCAGACGAACTCAAGAAGATGGTCTCTGCGATTCGCAACACGGAGGCGGCGATGGGAGATGGCGTCAAACGGGTCAGTCCGAGTGAGCTTCCGAATGTGATCGTCGCACGAAAAAGCATTGTGGCGGCCATTCCGATTCAGGCCGGCGATATTTTTACCGAATCCAACCTCACGACAAAACGTCCTGCGACCGGCCGCTCGCCGATGGATTGGCTCCAGGTGATCGGTTCGAGGGCCGGGCGGGCGTACCAGGTCGACGAGCAAATTGACTGA
- a CDS encoding acylneuraminate cytidylyltransferase family protein: protein MMNGQNVLAVIPARQNSKGLPGKNTIGLAGKPLIAYTIEAARASCLVDEVVVSTDGEAIRDIAIGLGASVPFLRPAELATDDTPGVAAVLHACHALPGYDLTVVLQPTSPLRNEHDIDAAIRRLEERNADFCVSVTPAKHHPNWLFKEEGGGFLSRYEDKPISGTRQSLDKVFALNGAIYVARTDQLKRQQTLFGRKTTAYIMTPDRSYDIDTELDLRICEMVIRG, encoded by the coding sequence ATGATGAATGGACAAAACGTTCTTGCCGTCATTCCGGCGCGTCAAAACAGCAAGGGGTTGCCGGGCAAGAATACGATTGGCCTGGCCGGCAAGCCTTTGATCGCGTACACCATCGAAGCCGCCAGAGCGTCTTGTCTGGTCGACGAAGTTGTCGTGTCAACCGACGGCGAGGCGATTCGAGACATTGCGATTGGACTCGGTGCCTCCGTGCCGTTCCTTCGTCCCGCGGAATTGGCGACGGATGATACGCCTGGTGTTGCAGCGGTTCTACATGCCTGCCATGCGTTGCCCGGGTACGATTTGACGGTCGTGCTCCAGCCCACCAGTCCGTTGCGAAACGAACATGATATCGATGCTGCGATCCGTCGGCTTGAGGAGAGGAATGCCGATTTTTGTGTCAGCGTGACACCCGCAAAACACCATCCGAATTGGCTCTTCAAGGAAGAGGGGGGCGGGTTTCTTTCACGATATGAAGACAAGCCAATTTCGGGGACGCGCCAGTCGCTCGACAAAGTGTTTGCCCTGAACGGCGCGATCTATGTCGCAAGGACTGATCAATTGAAGCGTCAGCAGACACTGTTCGGTCGGAAAACGACCGCGTATATAATGACACCTGACCGGTCGTATGATATCGATACGGAGTTGGACCTGCGAATCTGTGAAATGGTTATCAGAGGCTAG
- a CDS encoding NeuD/PglB/VioB family sugar acetyltransferase: MKPLVLIGCGGHCRSCIDVVEATGDYQITSIVGQQHEVGQQLLGYRVDSTDRDLQALVKRDGNFLVAIGQIETNAIRVKLYNETARLGGAFPTIVSPLAHVSKHAVVGRGTIVMHHAIVNASASIGENCIINSKSLIEHDVEVGNHCHVATGAIVNGGTTIGDDCFIGSGTVVKQSIQIEPGMVIGAGQWIDGRGGIRVRKTNR; this comes from the coding sequence GTGAAACCGTTAGTCTTGATCGGGTGTGGCGGGCATTGCCGCTCGTGCATCGACGTCGTCGAGGCGACGGGTGATTATCAAATCACGTCGATCGTCGGCCAGCAACACGAAGTTGGCCAGCAGTTGCTTGGTTACCGCGTCGACTCTACCGATCGAGATCTGCAGGCCCTTGTGAAACGAGACGGGAACTTTCTGGTCGCGATCGGGCAAATCGAGACGAATGCGATACGCGTCAAGCTTTACAACGAGACGGCGCGACTTGGGGGGGCGTTTCCAACGATTGTTTCACCGCTCGCCCATGTTTCCAAGCATGCAGTCGTTGGGCGGGGAACGATCGTGATGCACCATGCGATCGTCAACGCGTCGGCGAGCATTGGAGAGAATTGCATTATCAACTCAAAATCACTGATTGAGCATGATGTTGAAGTGGGGAATCATTGTCATGTCGCAACAGGCGCGATCGTCAACGGAGGTACGACCATCGGTGATGATTGCTTTATCGGAAGTGGCACCGTCGTCAAACAATCGATTCAAATTGAGCCCGGCATGGTGATCGGTGCAGGGCAATGGATTGATGGGCGAGGCGGCATTCGCGTGAGGAAAACGAACCGATGA
- a CDS encoding LegC family aminotransferase, translating into MSPSSHNDDPLHGVIAKTVSAIRSVIGSDDAMLHAPVFDGNELQYVSQCVSTGWVSSVGSFVTRFEEMLREITGVQRVVACSNGTSALFLALKLAGVETGDEVLVPALTFVATANAVSHCGAVPYLVDSEPVTLGIDCAKLRSELAESTRVVGGHTYSRKTGRRISAIVPMHCFGHPCAMDEIVSLAEEFRLQVVEDAAESLGSTRDGRHAGTFGRVSIMSFNGNKIVTTGGGGAILTNDADLGDRAKHLTTTAKVPHAWKFYHDEVGYNLRMPNLNAALGCGQLEQLDRFIAAKRDLASRYIKAFRDVDGVSAFEEPRGCRSNYWLNAILLDATHVSLRDAMLKETNEGNIMTRPAWELLHQLPMFRSCPRVDLSQAESIQSRLINIPSGVSVAERHSQIPTRGS; encoded by the coding sequence GTGTCCCCCTCTTCACACAACGACGATCCATTGCACGGCGTCATCGCAAAAACCGTTTCGGCAATCCGCTCTGTAATCGGCAGTGATGATGCGATGCTGCATGCGCCGGTCTTTGATGGCAACGAACTGCAATACGTCAGCCAATGCGTCTCGACCGGTTGGGTTTCTTCGGTCGGAAGTTTTGTCACGCGATTTGAGGAGATGTTACGCGAGATCACCGGCGTGCAAAGAGTGGTCGCCTGTTCCAATGGAACGTCCGCTCTGTTTCTTGCGCTCAAACTCGCGGGGGTGGAAACGGGCGACGAGGTTTTGGTGCCGGCACTGACCTTTGTCGCAACTGCCAATGCCGTTTCTCATTGCGGGGCGGTTCCGTATTTGGTCGACAGTGAACCGGTGACGTTGGGAATCGATTGTGCAAAATTGAGGTCTGAGTTGGCGGAGTCAACCCGCGTTGTCGGGGGGCACACCTATAGTCGGAAAACGGGCAGGCGGATCTCTGCGATCGTGCCCATGCACTGTTTCGGTCATCCCTGTGCCATGGATGAAATCGTTTCGCTTGCCGAGGAATTCCGTTTGCAAGTCGTCGAGGATGCGGCCGAATCGTTGGGGAGCACCCGAGACGGACGACATGCCGGTACCTTCGGTAGGGTCTCCATCATGAGTTTTAACGGAAACAAAATCGTCACGACGGGTGGAGGTGGCGCGATACTGACAAACGACGCTGACTTGGGGGATCGCGCCAAGCATCTCACGACGACCGCCAAGGTCCCTCATGCATGGAAGTTCTATCACGACGAAGTGGGCTACAACTTGAGGATGCCGAATTTGAATGCGGCACTCGGGTGCGGCCAGTTGGAACAACTTGATCGTTTCATCGCGGCAAAACGGGACCTCGCAAGCCGCTACATCAAGGCCTTTCGAGACGTCGACGGTGTTTCGGCTTTTGAGGAACCTCGTGGCTGCAGAAGCAATTACTGGTTGAACGCGATTCTGCTCGACGCGACCCATGTTTCCCTTCGAGATGCGATGCTGAAAGAGACCAACGAGGGGAACATCATGACTCGGCCAGCTTGGGAACTGCTGCATCAACTCCCGATGTTTCGGTCCTGTCCACGAGTCGACTTGAGCCAGGCAGAGTCGATTCAGTCACGTCTAATCAATATCCCCAGTGGTGTGTCCGTCGCCGAACGACACTCCCAAATCCCGACCCGGGGCTCGTGA
- a CDS encoding polysaccharide biosynthesis protein: MKRNVDNLVSKRIDQMKSESRPVLEAILGRRESLLGDDIAANGEAIGHQVRSSRVLVIGAAGSIGGAFVKVLSKYAVAALHLVDISENCLVEVVRDLRSSGFALPGDFKTFAVDYSQPEFKALLKTQSYDFVLNFSALKHVRSERDPFTLMRLLNVNVIANEALVQSLEGGATKHVFSVSSDKSVRPANIMGASKALMERVFLAHSGSMPFTSARFANVAFSAGSLLDSFQYRLAKRQPFSAPNDVKRYFISHEEAGQLCLLGCFLGNNKEIFYPQFKQELDMLSFAEIARLFLRSKGFEPIECESEAEALRIAGSLGDSATGWPCFFSGSDTSGEKPFEEFVDPREATDQSRFAKVGVVTEPVFHGVESVQRSMTAIKNAFARGVWTTAELIEAVRFGVPELNHVATGKNLDEKM; this comes from the coding sequence ATGAAAAGAAATGTTGACAATCTTGTGAGCAAACGCATCGATCAAATGAAGTCAGAAAGCCGGCCTGTGCTCGAGGCTATTCTGGGACGAAGAGAATCGCTGCTGGGCGACGACATTGCAGCGAATGGGGAGGCGATCGGGCATCAGGTTCGATCGTCTCGCGTCTTAGTGATCGGCGCCGCCGGGTCAATCGGCGGTGCGTTCGTGAAAGTGTTGTCAAAGTACGCTGTTGCCGCATTGCATCTTGTCGACATCAGCGAGAATTGTCTCGTCGAGGTGGTGCGAGATCTGCGTTCATCTGGATTTGCATTGCCGGGCGACTTCAAAACGTTCGCGGTCGACTATTCACAGCCTGAGTTCAAGGCGCTGCTAAAAACACAGTCCTATGACTTCGTTTTGAACTTCTCGGCACTCAAGCACGTTCGGTCCGAACGGGACCCATTTACGTTGATGCGACTGTTGAACGTCAACGTGATTGCGAACGAGGCTCTCGTGCAGTCGCTCGAAGGTGGAGCAACCAAGCATGTATTCAGTGTTTCGTCCGACAAGTCCGTACGCCCTGCCAACATCATGGGCGCATCTAAGGCGTTGATGGAGCGAGTGTTTCTTGCACACTCCGGAAGCATGCCATTTACAAGTGCTCGGTTTGCAAATGTCGCGTTTTCAGCTGGTAGCCTTCTCGACAGTTTTCAGTATCGCCTCGCAAAACGTCAGCCATTTTCCGCTCCCAACGACGTCAAGCGATACTTCATCAGCCATGAAGAAGCGGGGCAGCTCTGTCTTCTCGGCTGCTTTCTGGGCAACAACAAAGAGATTTTCTACCCCCAATTCAAACAAGAGTTGGACATGCTCTCGTTTGCCGAGATTGCCAGGCTATTCCTTCGTTCCAAAGGTTTTGAGCCGATCGAGTGCGAATCGGAGGCGGAGGCACTTCGGATCGCCGGCTCCCTGGGAGATTCAGCCACCGGGTGGCCTTGTTTCTTTTCAGGATCCGACACCAGTGGTGAGAAGCCGTTTGAAGAGTTCGTCGACCCGCGCGAAGCGACTGATCAGTCCCGCTTCGCAAAGGTGGGCGTTGTGACAGAGCCCGTTTTCCACGGCGTTGAAAGCGTCCAGCGGTCAATGACGGCAATCAAGAACGCGTTTGCCAGGGGAGTCTGGACCACAGCAGAACTGATCGAAGCAGTTCGGTTCGGTGTTCCCGAATTGAATCATGTTGCGACTGGAAAAAATCTCGACGAAAAGATGTAG
- a CDS encoding O-antigen ligase family protein: MNRIQPSIAVSLVVCLGGLGPVVAADLGGVLPWTHYVAALAIVAISAVAVLSAVADRSGIGMRGFTFLWPLVAWAAYSWFQSYPLSPALVSVLSPGSYAAYVDWVTPILPADLRPSSFPLSVAPESTKHSAAMLTLLIPIAYSVAIACRERTNVLVLLGVITIGIAGHSMVGMVFTEVPLLETLDEFETASSTSFGTFFNRNNTALLLNLGLSCGLGLIAHRLATFRTDDINHRSPQSGNWTMMFHHSDMLIGMASVGICATGLLACGSRGGVVGAFLAGLVAFGWLRSRRGFVAIPAIGLVFVVLVALAISTFPNVFTTFRRFQDIDLKSGAGTNDARLEHWPDGARAAAGYFPAGSGLGTYAHAYLPYQETSPGYWFHHADNLWLELSAEQGVPGILLAAWIIGMLVLAVSRLSHSADPIDKGLGTCGWYLIAATIVTQMFDFGLIVPGNLFTFTVLASAIIVRGCRPALKATSGGRHAIQDDARSAGVLFSSGSFRLSRRTLPAAFGLLIVFFGAACLPRLKSDAKDDTLVRSAELELARERVDPRAVERILDSIQSATVAHSSPEILLVSAQIYSWIGRLQTVTAQDLDTVEDVQMAFDRARRIEQRRRWYRQSSALTMPAEAYLAAVQSSQLALTKLPLGIEPRMQLAYLDFAHQDAGRSQIAVTQLGMLQSQSAKQLAVLAVLAGDAGDFESSAKYWRNATELNVRLTRNALLHAERTSGLNLTDIISSTPQSLRAASRYLLEHEFESPAMKAQIDGFLEHAIAKVDCDRCETIRETAVCEELLGDMHFQLNQLDDCFVHYEKALQLTPSNRRLRAKLVKKLAANNRAEEAARLRGR, encoded by the coding sequence ATGAATAGAATCCAGCCGTCGATTGCGGTTTCATTGGTGGTCTGCCTCGGGGGTCTTGGACCGGTTGTAGCAGCCGATCTTGGTGGAGTTCTTCCCTGGACGCATTACGTGGCCGCATTGGCCATTGTTGCCATTTCTGCTGTTGCAGTACTTTCCGCAGTTGCAGATCGAAGCGGAATTGGGATGCGAGGATTCACTTTTTTGTGGCCGCTGGTCGCATGGGCTGCTTACAGTTGGTTCCAAAGCTATCCGCTTAGTCCTGCATTGGTATCCGTTCTCAGTCCCGGATCTTACGCGGCCTACGTCGACTGGGTGACACCTATTTTGCCCGCTGACTTGCGACCGAGTTCGTTTCCACTTTCAGTCGCACCGGAATCCACGAAGCATTCCGCCGCGATGCTCACGCTGCTAATTCCCATCGCCTATTCGGTCGCGATTGCCTGTCGGGAACGGACAAACGTCCTGGTGCTTCTGGGAGTGATCACCATTGGAATTGCGGGGCATTCCATGGTCGGTATGGTTTTTACCGAAGTGCCATTGCTGGAAACCTTGGATGAGTTTGAGACCGCTTCTTCGACTAGCTTTGGAACGTTTTTCAACCGCAACAATACAGCGTTACTTCTAAATCTCGGGCTCAGTTGCGGCCTTGGGCTTATCGCCCATCGTCTTGCCACGTTTCGCACGGACGATATCAATCATCGAAGCCCTCAGTCGGGCAACTGGACGATGATGTTTCATCACAGCGATATGCTGATTGGCATGGCATCTGTTGGGATCTGTGCGACCGGTCTATTGGCATGTGGCTCCCGCGGCGGAGTCGTGGGTGCATTTTTGGCAGGGCTGGTCGCGTTTGGCTGGCTTAGAAGCCGCCGAGGCTTCGTGGCGATTCCGGCGATCGGTTTGGTGTTCGTTGTCTTAGTCGCACTCGCTATCTCCACGTTTCCGAACGTCTTTACCACCTTTCGACGGTTTCAGGATATCGATCTCAAGTCAGGCGCCGGAACAAACGATGCTCGTCTCGAGCACTGGCCCGATGGGGCACGCGCCGCAGCGGGTTATTTTCCCGCCGGCTCGGGACTTGGAACCTATGCGCATGCATACCTGCCTTACCAAGAAACAAGTCCGGGCTATTGGTTTCACCATGCCGACAACCTCTGGCTCGAACTTTCAGCTGAACAGGGAGTGCCTGGAATCCTGCTGGCGGCCTGGATCATTGGAATGCTTGTCTTGGCCGTCTCCCGTCTATCGCATTCGGCTGATCCGATTGATAAAGGACTTGGTACATGCGGCTGGTACCTGATCGCTGCGACGATCGTTACCCAAATGTTTGATTTCGGCTTGATCGTACCGGGCAATTTGTTCACCTTCACCGTTTTGGCATCCGCGATCATCGTCCGTGGTTGCAGGCCGGCCCTCAAGGCAACGTCTGGGGGACGGCATGCGATTCAAGATGACGCGCGTTCCGCTGGTGTGTTGTTCAGTAGCGGTTCCTTTCGACTCTCGCGGCGAACGCTCCCTGCCGCCTTTGGCCTGCTGATTGTGTTTTTCGGCGCCGCATGTCTGCCCCGCCTGAAATCCGATGCGAAAGACGACACGCTTGTGCGTTCGGCCGAACTGGAACTCGCTCGTGAGAGGGTCGATCCGAGGGCCGTTGAGCGAATTCTCGACTCGATTCAGAGCGCGACGGTCGCCCATTCGAGTCCGGAAATTCTCCTCGTCAGCGCGCAGATTTATAGCTGGATCGGTCGATTGCAGACGGTTACGGCGCAAGACTTGGACACCGTCGAAGATGTCCAGATGGCCTTTGACCGCGCCCGCCGGATCGAACAGAGGCGCCGTTGGTACCGTCAGTCATCCGCGTTGACAATGCCGGCGGAAGCTTATCTCGCCGCGGTGCAGTCCAGCCAGCTTGCGCTGACCAAACTGCCGCTTGGAATCGAGCCGAGGATGCAGCTTGCCTATCTTGATTTTGCGCATCAGGATGCCGGCCGATCGCAGATTGCAGTCACGCAGTTAGGGATGTTGCAAAGTCAGTCGGCGAAACAGTTGGCGGTCCTCGCTGTTCTAGCGGGCGATGCGGGCGATTTTGAATCCAGCGCCAAGTATTGGCGAAATGCCACGGAGCTGAATGTTCGATTGACACGCAATGCATTGCTGCACGCGGAGAGAACGTCTGGACTCAATCTGACTGATATCATCTCAAGCACACCCCAGAGCTTGCGTGCAGCGTCTCGCTATTTGTTGGAGCACGAATTCGAATCGCCTGCGATGAAGGCACAGATCGACGGGTTCTTGGAGCATGCCATCGCGAAAGTCGACTGTGACAGGTGCGAGACGATTCGAGAAACCGCGGTCTGTGAGGAGTTATTGGGTGACATGCATTTTCAACTCAACCAGCTAGACGATTGTTTCGTTCACTATGAGAAAGCTCTGCAGCTGACACCATCCAACCGTCGACTCCGGGCGAAATTGGTAAAGAAACTTGCGGCGAACAACCGAGCCGAAGAGGCCGCGCGCCTGCGGGGCAGGTGA